In Arthrobacter sp. SLBN-112, a genomic segment contains:
- a CDS encoding GAF and ANTAR domain-containing protein, whose protein sequence is MASESTAKPDTSITEYLHEIVLDSSDVEDFLNELAQVSARNLSEPGDEMLCAVTLLRQRKGTTVASSSHEARSIGRLEHRFTETPGMTAATTQETVHIPDLTSGGRWPDYSSALLAEGIRSVAALPFRLEGDTKAALLLYSGRAHRFEGRILEFAEDFVSQTSLALRLAIRFAHFSETAANLRATLETRTVIDMAVGIIMAQNRCSQQDAFDILKTASSTRNSKLHDVAAAVVHSLGQGPARTHYDG, encoded by the coding sequence GTGGCCAGCGAGTCAACAGCTAAACCCGATACATCCATAACTGAGTACCTGCACGAAATTGTCCTTGACAGCTCTGACGTCGAGGACTTCCTCAACGAACTGGCGCAGGTCTCAGCACGCAACCTGTCTGAACCCGGTGATGAGATGCTGTGCGCCGTCACCCTGCTCAGGCAGCGGAAGGGCACCACGGTAGCCAGCAGCAGCCACGAGGCACGGTCCATTGGACGGCTGGAACACCGGTTCACCGAGACACCGGGCATGACGGCAGCAACCACCCAGGAAACTGTCCATATTCCGGATCTCACCTCTGGCGGCCGCTGGCCGGACTATTCCTCGGCCTTGTTGGCAGAGGGAATCCGCTCCGTTGCGGCGCTCCCGTTCCGGCTGGAGGGCGACACCAAGGCAGCCCTGTTGCTGTACTCCGGCCGCGCGCACCGCTTCGAGGGCCGCATCCTGGAATTCGCCGAGGATTTCGTCAGCCAGACCTCATTGGCCCTGCGCCTTGCGATCCGCTTTGCGCATTTCAGCGAAACGGCCGCGAACCTCCGCGCCACCCTGGAAACCCGGACCGTCATTGATATGGCGGTGGGGATCATCATGGCCCAAAATCGGTGCAGCCAGCAGGACGCCTTCGACATCCTTAAGACGGCGTCAAGCACCCGCAATTCGA